In a single window of the Candidatus Aegiribacteria sp. genome:
- the ppdK gene encoding pyruvate, phosphate dikinase, with translation MNSVKYVYFFGGDETEGNRTQKELLGGKGANLAEMTKLGLPVPPGFTISTEACAGYYNVGDEGSWPDGLEQQIREKLAQLEKITGKKFGSGEDPMLVSVRSGAAVSMPGMMDTVLNLGLNDESIEAITQKTGNPRFVLDAYRRFIQMFGDVVMEIPHHSFEAVLERMKRSKNVDLDTDLTTEDLKEVVKEFKNIYDKQIGKPFPADPWDQLRLSIDAVFGSWNNTRARRYRQINDITGLVGTAVNVQTMVFGNMGEDSGTGVCFTRNPANGENIFYGEYLMNAQGEDVVAGTRTPKPISTLRDVNEAAYEELLSIRTVLEDHYLDMQDIEFTIEEGKLYLLQTRTGKRTVFAALNIAVDMVNEGLIDKKTALNRIPTSAFNQLFAPILDKKSKEHADFLTTGLNASPGGACGRAVFTADDAEEWESRGEDVILCRKETSPEDIGGMSVSKGIITSRGGMTSHAAVVARGMGLPCVAGASSLSVDSASKKMVCEGKEIVEGDLIALDGFTGELFAGEVEVRPSEILSISMGDGDPNESRLYLNYSILMDWTDEFRRIGVRTNAETAKDTKTAVDFGAEGIGLCRTEHMFFEGERIVSFRKMILVAEEVKSLRERIATFEDSSSLENELEAPLADYNEAIEELLPLQRGDFIRIFGELDGLPCTIRLLDPPLHEFLPHDSQGQLEMAREMEVPIEKIQRTVEKLHEFNPMLGHRGCRLGLTYPEVSDMQVRAIMEAAIEVKKNGTEVLPEIMIPLVGHPRELEIARIRAQEVIDTVFKEKDLTADFIKYSIGTMIEVPRAAIDAARIAEYADFFSFGTNDLTQMACGFSRDDAGAFLGDYVRMGIYEKDPFTSIDVNGVGRLVEIAVKEGKRVKPDIKIGVCGEHGGDPASIWFFNSIGLDYVSCSPFRVPIARLAAAQAAIDTGTQD, from the coding sequence ATGAATTCCGTTAAGTATGTCTATTTCTTTGGTGGAGATGAAACCGAGGGTAACCGCACTCAGAAGGAGCTTCTCGGAGGTAAGGGCGCTAACCTGGCCGAGATGACGAAACTTGGACTTCCTGTACCTCCTGGATTTACGATATCAACTGAAGCCTGTGCAGGATATTATAACGTTGGAGATGAAGGAAGCTGGCCTGATGGACTGGAACAGCAGATTCGAGAGAAACTTGCTCAGTTGGAAAAAATAACCGGAAAGAAATTCGGATCCGGAGAAGATCCGATGCTTGTATCTGTAAGGAGTGGTGCAGCTGTTTCAATGCCGGGTATGATGGATACGGTTCTTAATCTTGGTCTTAATGATGAGTCCATTGAAGCAATCACTCAAAAAACGGGTAATCCAAGGTTTGTCCTTGATGCCTATCGCAGATTTATTCAGATGTTTGGTGATGTTGTAATGGAAATCCCGCATCACTCATTTGAAGCAGTGCTTGAACGGATGAAAAGAAGTAAAAACGTTGATCTGGACACTGACCTGACCACTGAAGATCTGAAGGAAGTCGTAAAGGAATTCAAGAACATTTACGATAAACAGATCGGCAAACCTTTTCCTGCTGATCCCTGGGATCAGCTGAGGCTGTCAATCGACGCTGTATTCGGATCCTGGAATAACACCAGAGCAAGACGATATCGTCAGATTAATGATATTACCGGGCTAGTCGGTACTGCTGTGAATGTTCAGACCATGGTCTTCGGGAATATGGGAGAAGACTCCGGTACAGGTGTCTGCTTTACAAGGAATCCCGCAAACGGAGAAAACATTTTCTACGGTGAATATTTGATGAACGCGCAGGGTGAGGATGTCGTTGCAGGCACCAGAACACCCAAGCCCATTTCAACTCTTCGAGACGTTAATGAAGCCGCATACGAAGAGCTGCTTTCAATCAGAACTGTACTTGAGGATCATTATCTCGACATGCAGGACATTGAGTTTACCATCGAAGAGGGAAAACTCTATCTCCTGCAGACCAGAACAGGTAAGAGAACGGTATTCGCCGCTTTGAATATTGCCGTCGATATGGTAAATGAAGGTTTGATAGATAAGAAAACTGCGCTGAACAGAATTCCAACCAGCGCATTCAATCAGCTGTTTGCTCCGATTCTTGACAAAAAGAGCAAGGAACATGCGGATTTTCTAACAACCGGTCTGAACGCTTCTCCAGGTGGAGCGTGCGGTCGAGCTGTCTTTACCGCTGATGATGCGGAAGAATGGGAATCAAGGGGAGAGGATGTGATTCTCTGCAGAAAGGAGACAAGTCCTGAAGATATCGGTGGAATGTCGGTGTCGAAGGGAATTATCACTTCAAGAGGAGGCATGACATCTCATGCAGCAGTTGTTGCCAGGGGAATGGGGCTTCCATGTGTTGCCGGAGCCAGCAGCCTCAGTGTTGACAGCGCGTCTAAGAAGATGGTCTGCGAAGGAAAAGAAATTGTCGAAGGTGATCTAATAGCACTTGATGGTTTCACAGGTGAATTATTTGCCGGTGAAGTAGAAGTCCGGCCTTCGGAGATATTGAGCATTTCCATGGGTGATGGTGATCCTAATGAATCAAGGCTTTATTTGAATTACTCGATTCTTATGGACTGGACCGATGAATTCAGAAGAATTGGTGTTAGAACGAATGCCGAGACGGCAAAGGATACAAAAACCGCTGTTGATTTTGGAGCAGAAGGTATAGGTCTCTGCAGAACAGAGCACATGTTCTTTGAAGGTGAAAGAATTGTCTCCTTCAGGAAAATGATACTGGTTGCGGAAGAAGTGAAAAGCCTTCGGGAGAGAATTGCTACTTTTGAGGATTCTTCCAGTCTGGAGAACGAACTCGAAGCTCCTCTGGCAGATTACAACGAAGCAATAGAAGAATTACTGCCTCTGCAGCGTGGAGACTTCATCAGGATATTCGGGGAACTTGATGGTCTTCCGTGCACGATTAGACTTCTTGATCCACCGCTTCATGAATTCCTGCCTCATGACAGTCAGGGGCAGCTTGAAATGGCCAGAGAGATGGAAGTGCCGATAGAGAAGATTCAGAGAACCGTTGAAAAGCTTCATGAATTCAATCCAATGCTTGGTCACAGAGGATGCAGGCTTGGTTTGACATACCCGGAAGTTTCCGATATGCAGGTAAGAGCTATTATGGAAGCAGCCATCGAGGTAAAGAAAAACGGTACTGAAGTTCTGCCTGAGATCATGATACCGCTGGTAGGACATCCACGGGAACTGGAGATCGCTCGCATTCGTGCGCAGGAGGTGATAGATACTGTCTTTAAAGAAAAAGATTTAACTGCTGATTTCATTAAATACAGTATAGGCACAATGATCGAAGTACCCCGCGCTGCTATTGATGCAGCCAGAATAGCTGAATATGCAGATTTCTTCAGTTTTGGCACAAACGATCTTACACAGATGGCTTGCGGATTCTCAAGAGATGATGCAGGCGCTTTCCTGGGTGATTATGTCAGGATGGGCATTTATGAAAAGGATCCCTTTACATCCATTGATGTCAATGGAGTAGGCAGATTAGTCGAAATTGCAGTAAAAGAGGGAAAGAGAGTAAAACCTGACATAAAGATTGGTGTCTGTGGAGAGCATGGCGGAGATCCCGCATCGATCTGGTTCTTTAACTCGATTGGATTGGATTATGTATCCTGTTCACCATTCAGGGTTCCGATTGCAAGACTGGCTGCAGCTCAGGCAGCAATTGACACCGGAACGCAGGACTGA
- a CDS encoding diguanylate cyclase produces MPGKKTVLIADNDAGLLQILGKVLRLEGYDVKTCSTGIEVISRAASSNPSLVVCGYFLPMLDGLRVCRYLKGESLTSEVPFLLLTPGLDASLRLRAEWAGVDRIEELPIRPEAFLSICETLMEKVSSFVNYHLERSNPPDREAILNKLCGYLENRVNRLEATWKLTEELGRTMSVRDIFRRMANGVLTGLSFDRVWVSRYLSETDELVTEVALGRNLTDIPKSLHVREYHDLPAGIAIRELRQIQSSEVDIADERMWWTGSKDYIDTPLIAARRPIGLIRCDRYVTGRKIESTDLEALRHYAVHTAEAILNATVLEEVTDEREHMSAIMNSLDSGILVVDNSGFLLQVTSRACKLFGKIANDLIGKRLREVLPVLISDKENSFSTTLEEERPILNRQIHVGKVGQEDQVLNVSYIPFQRADHFAGVVIMTNDVTEEYTLRENLRKMNEELETISVIGRELNSTQDLEKICREVTSALRRFFPSEAVAVFLAEGNRDDLIPHSLKVAVTSGYDSENDPTGLTIRIREQIALGRMKSDSKLSSGVVAASTSSRKPVNIQQTREDIRYVENIGSTRSELAVPMIVQDRVVGAIDIQSPISGRFSAESERIVVALANHAATAVENAMLHSRILELARKDRLTGLGNLRFFEEKLEDEFRRTDRSSFPFSLIMMDIDDFKHYNDSWGHPMGNTLLTTVVKAMSEAIREVDILIRYGGEEFVCILPFTNERESVEIAERIRKRVVESSCRIPHSEQQPQGKVSISLGVSTYLTDVRDRDMLLKYADQRMYMAKRAGKNRVVAPALGNCQFGG; encoded by the coding sequence ATGCCAGGGAAAAAAACAGTTCTAATTGCGGATAATGATGCAGGACTGCTGCAGATACTTGGGAAAGTATTGAGGCTTGAAGGCTACGATGTAAAAACGTGCAGTACAGGAATTGAAGTAATTTCCAGAGCTGCTTCCTCGAATCCTTCACTGGTTGTGTGCGGATACTTTTTACCTATGCTGGATGGACTGAGGGTGTGCCGGTATCTTAAAGGGGAATCTCTTACATCTGAAGTTCCCTTTCTTTTATTGACACCCGGATTGGATGCTTCCCTTCGCTTAAGAGCTGAGTGGGCTGGAGTTGACAGGATCGAAGAACTTCCTATTCGACCTGAAGCGTTCTTATCGATCTGTGAAACTCTTATGGAGAAAGTCTCTTCATTTGTAAATTACCATCTTGAAAGAAGTAATCCTCCTGACAGAGAGGCTATACTGAATAAACTCTGTGGTTATCTGGAGAACAGAGTAAACAGACTCGAGGCAACATGGAAACTGACTGAAGAGCTTGGTAGAACCATGAGCGTCAGGGATATATTCAGAAGAATGGCCAATGGAGTACTTACAGGGCTTAGTTTTGACAGAGTCTGGGTTAGCAGATATCTCTCTGAAACGGATGAACTTGTCACTGAAGTTGCATTGGGAAGAAACCTGACCGATATTCCAAAATCTCTTCATGTCCGTGAATACCATGATCTTCCAGCAGGAATTGCCATTCGGGAGCTTCGCCAGATTCAGTCCAGTGAAGTTGATATAGCTGATGAGAGAATGTGGTGGACAGGCTCGAAGGATTATATAGATACACCACTTATTGCGGCAAGACGTCCAATTGGTCTTATAAGATGTGATAGATACGTGACTGGAAGAAAGATAGAAAGCACTGATCTGGAAGCGTTAAGGCATTATGCCGTACATACAGCAGAAGCTATTCTTAATGCGACTGTCCTGGAAGAAGTGACTGATGAGCGGGAACATATGTCAGCTATTATGAACAGTCTGGATTCAGGAATCCTTGTTGTTGATAATTCCGGTTTCCTTCTTCAGGTTACTTCAAGAGCATGCAAATTATTTGGCAAGATCGCGAACGATCTTATAGGCAAGAGATTAAGGGAAGTGCTTCCTGTTCTGATATCAGATAAAGAGAATTCTTTCAGTACTACTCTAGAAGAGGAAAGACCCATACTCAACAGACAGATTCATGTCGGAAAGGTTGGACAGGAAGATCAGGTGCTGAATGTAAGCTACATACCATTTCAGCGTGCAGATCATTTCGCCGGTGTTGTCATTATGACGAATGATGTCACAGAGGAATATACGCTCAGAGAGAATCTCAGAAAAATGAATGAGGAACTTGAGACTATTTCTGTGATCGGAAGGGAATTGAACTCAACACAGGATTTAGAGAAAATATGCCGTGAAGTCACATCGGCTCTGCGGAGGTTTTTCCCTTCAGAAGCTGTTGCTGTTTTTCTCGCTGAAGGAAATAGAGATGATTTGATTCCCCATTCACTCAAGGTTGCCGTAACCTCGGGATACGATTCGGAGAATGATCCTACAGGCCTTACTATCCGAATCAGAGAACAGATTGCATTGGGCAGAATGAAGTCCGATAGTAAATTGTCCTCCGGAGTCGTTGCCGCTTCTACCTCATCTCGGAAACCTGTCAACATTCAACAGACCAGAGAAGATATAAGGTATGTGGAAAACATCGGCAGCACAAGAAGTGAACTCGCTGTTCCCATGATAGTGCAGGATCGGGTAGTAGGAGCCATTGATATTCAGAGTCCTATCTCAGGGAGGTTTTCTGCAGAGTCCGAGCGTATCGTTGTTGCCCTTGCGAATCATGCGGCAACAGCAGTGGAGAACGCGATGCTGCATTCCAGAATACTGGAACTTGCAAGAAAGGACAGGCTTACAGGTCTTGGTAATCTTCGATTCTTCGAAGAAAAACTTGAAGATGAATTCAGGCGGACTGACAGATCCAGTTTTCCTTTCTCTCTTATAATGATGGATATTGATGACTTCAAACATTACAATGATTCATGGGGTCACCCTATGGGCAACACACTGCTTACTACAGTAGTAAAAGCAATGTCTGAAGCGATTCGAGAAGTCGATATTCTTATCAGATACGGTGGTGAAGAGTTTGTCTGTATTCTTCCATTTACAAATGAGAGAGAATCCGTTGAAATTGCTGAGAGGATAAGAAAAAGAGTGGTTGAGTCCTCTTGCCGAATTCCTCACTCTGAACAGCAGCCTCAAGGGAAAGTCAGTATCAGTCTTGGAGTTTCAACATACCTTACTGATGTGAGAGACAGGGATATGCTGCTGAAGTACGCCGATCAAAGGATGTACATGGCAAAAAGAGCAGGTAAGAACAGAGTTGTTGCCCCTGCCCTCGGGAATTGCCAGTTCGGTGGATGA
- a CDS encoding DUF362 domain-containing protein, giving the protein MTYDVVLKAGFESYDRSKLINAISTMLEQAGGWPDSVVPGAEVLLKVNMLSAKSPEKAITTHPEVVAAMVILLRNEGCTVVVGDSPGGAVKGVERYWKNCGYSRIAEELGFELVNFEKAGCVRKTIMGRTYDIANPVLECDVLINMCKFKTHGLCRLTNAVKNAFGAIPGLGKAVLHSYGIRPVDLSEYLVDIYEIVDFDLTVMDAILAMDGKGPSTDGTPRWDGLLGLSRDGVCLDMVMTELAGIDPLKLYTNRIARDRGLGKPIEEISVYGLEECALENFRVPGESFYNLLPSFLGGIARMLFKRPPVSTEKCTGCGVCARGCPTNAIIIKDERAVMDRRKCIMCLCCHELCPEQAVKVRIPFGRS; this is encoded by the coding sequence ATGACATATGACGTAGTTCTCAAAGCGGGATTTGAATCGTACGACAGAAGCAAACTGATTAATGCGATTTCAACGATGCTTGAACAGGCTGGAGGATGGCCGGATTCTGTTGTTCCGGGTGCTGAAGTTCTTCTAAAGGTTAATATGCTCTCGGCGAAATCACCCGAAAAAGCGATAACAACACATCCTGAGGTTGTCGCCGCGATGGTTATACTGCTGCGCAATGAGGGGTGTACTGTTGTTGTAGGAGACAGTCCCGGCGGAGCTGTAAAAGGAGTTGAGAGATACTGGAAGAACTGCGGGTATTCAAGGATTGCTGAAGAACTCGGATTTGAACTGGTTAATTTTGAAAAAGCGGGATGCGTTCGAAAGACAATCATGGGCAGAACATACGACATCGCAAATCCAGTTCTGGAATGTGATGTATTGATAAATATGTGCAAGTTCAAAACACACGGACTCTGCAGGCTGACCAATGCGGTAAAAAATGCTTTTGGCGCGATTCCGGGACTTGGGAAAGCTGTACTGCACAGTTACGGAATACGACCTGTTGATCTATCGGAATACCTTGTGGATATCTATGAGATTGTCGACTTTGATTTAACTGTTATGGATGCGATTCTTGCTATGGACGGGAAGGGGCCAAGTACTGATGGAACCCCCAGATGGGATGGTTTGCTTGGCCTTTCGCGGGATGGTGTCTGTCTTGATATGGTTATGACTGAACTGGCCGGCATTGATCCTCTTAAACTCTATACGAACAGAATTGCCCGGGATAGGGGTCTTGGGAAGCCGATAGAAGAGATCTCTGTATATGGATTAGAAGAATGTGCGCTTGAGAATTTCAGAGTACCCGGTGAAAGCTTCTATAATCTGCTTCCTTCATTCCTGGGTGGAATAGCGAGAATGCTTTTCAAGAGACCACCTGTATCTACGGAGAAGTGTACCGGTTGCGGAGTCTGCGCAAGGGGTTGCCCGACAAACGCGATAATCATAAAAGATGAAAGAGCAGTGATGGATCGCCGTAAATGCATCATGTGCCTCTGCTGTCATGAACTGTGCCCGGAGCAGGCTGTAAAAGTTCGAATTCCTTTTGGCAGGAGCTGA